From Pseudobdellovibrio exovorus JSS, a single genomic window includes:
- a CDS encoding alpha/beta fold hydrolase — protein sequence MSSGVKPFVFALHGFLGQSSDWNQIQQKLKDSVDFHALDLFSKDSSVITDLSSYTSELAVQIQQRQSESFSTQDIKSRKRIFVGYSLGGRLGLHLLLNHSDLFDVYIFLSTNVGLPTSAYEERQQRIASDQRWAQQISESSWDLFLQKWNAQAVFAGSLQEPARHKSDYDLQKLQQSLDLWSVGRQQSFAEVVKEHQHKVHWIVGHRDTKYLNAAQNLHEQGCLQEVVPIDSGHRVWCDNPIAVANCIRQSI from the coding sequence GTGTCGTCAGGTGTAAAGCCTTTCGTCTTTGCTTTGCATGGCTTTTTAGGTCAATCGTCTGATTGGAATCAAATTCAACAAAAGCTAAAGGACTCTGTCGATTTTCACGCACTGGATTTGTTTTCCAAGGATTCGTCTGTGATAACGGATCTGTCGTCGTATACATCAGAACTGGCCGTGCAGATTCAGCAGAGGCAGAGTGAAAGTTTCAGTACCCAAGATATCAAATCAAGAAAGAGAATTTTTGTGGGATACTCTCTTGGAGGCCGATTGGGGCTTCATTTGCTGTTGAATCACTCGGACTTATTTGATGTTTATATTTTCCTTTCGACTAATGTGGGCTTGCCTACAAGTGCCTACGAGGAACGCCAGCAGCGAATTGCGAGTGATCAGCGGTGGGCTCAGCAGATATCCGAGTCGTCATGGGATTTGTTTTTGCAGAAGTGGAATGCGCAAGCGGTCTTTGCAGGCTCTCTGCAAGAGCCGGCACGTCACAAGTCTGACTATGATTTACAGAAACTTCAGCAAAGCCTTGATCTGTGGTCCGTAGGGCGTCAGCAAAGCTTTGCTGAGGTCGTAAAAGAACATCAACACAAAGTTCATTGGATCGTAGGTCATCGCGATACGAAATATCTAAATGCTGCTCAAAACTTGCATGAGCAGGGGTGCCTACAGGAAGTCGTACCAATAGATTCAGGTCATCGCGTGTGGTGCGATAACCCGATAGCTGTGGCGAATTGTATTCGTCAGTCCATTTAG
- a CDS encoding S1 family peptidase has protein sequence MKLKKSEKFKTLRLLICAISFGIAAFGCAKSRDFSDVDDLLMATNIIGGTEANKSFQQKLGIVALSIETTRGTEICAGSLISRRIVLTAAHCVADGATPVGRIFALFTHDVAEVRDAGINSDLVRRVIYKEVHRDFLQPGSRSTAADIALLLLESDAPESTRTTVLSTSAKLTVAGQKRVMQVGYGRTIEDRTIRDSNIGRLRYVNGIEILRQSSDGSELLLKEDEKGSCTGDSGGPAFYREPRTGNYVQIALNSRGTTNESCIREGIYTNTIAFLPWIQEKSADLNAYAESQQTNSLPDTTLAE, from the coding sequence ATGAAACTTAAAAAGTCAGAAAAATTCAAAACGCTGCGACTTCTGATTTGCGCCATTTCTTTTGGTATCGCCGCCTTTGGCTGTGCGAAGTCCCGTGATTTTTCGGATGTAGATGATCTTTTAATGGCCACCAATATTATTGGTGGAACTGAAGCTAATAAATCTTTCCAGCAAAAACTCGGCATCGTGGCTCTTTCTATCGAAACCACGCGTGGTACAGAAATCTGTGCAGGCTCACTGATCAGCCGCCGTATTGTTTTAACTGCAGCCCATTGTGTAGCCGATGGAGCAACCCCTGTAGGTCGTATTTTCGCTTTATTCACACATGACGTAGCCGAAGTGCGCGACGCAGGAATTAACAGCGATCTTGTTCGACGTGTGATTTACAAAGAGGTTCACCGTGACTTCTTGCAACCCGGCTCTCGCTCTACCGCAGCGGATATCGCCCTTCTTTTGTTAGAAAGTGATGCTCCTGAAAGCACTCGCACGACCGTATTGTCCACATCTGCAAAGTTAACGGTTGCAGGGCAAAAACGTGTTATGCAAGTTGGCTATGGCAGAACTATTGAGGACCGCACTATTCGCGACTCCAACATCGGACGTCTTCGCTACGTCAACGGCATCGAGATCCTCAGACAATCTAGCGACGGCTCTGAACTGCTCTTAAAAGAAGATGAAAAAGGGTCCTGCACAGGTGACTCTGGTGGTCCTGCTTTCTATCGCGAGCCTCGCACAGGTAACTATGTCCAGATCGCATTGAACAGCCGCGGAACGACAAATGAAAGCTGTATCCGTGAAGGTATCTACACCAATACCATCGCCTTCCTACCTTGGATTCAAGAAAAGTCCGCAGATCTGAACGCCTATGCCGAATCCCAACAGACAAACAGTCTGCCGGATACAACTCTGGCCGAATAA
- the pip gene encoding prolyl aminopeptidase codes for MESLENNRRDFYPEIEAYKTEFLKVSDLHTLYVEQCGNPKGRPVIFLHGGPGGGINSDHRRFFDPEHYRIVLFDQRGSGQSTPAAELRENSTWDLVQDIEKIREHLGIQDWIVFGGSWGSTLALAYAETHPERVKGLILRGIFLCRPSEIKWFYQFGASEIFPDVWESYSEFIPEQERHDFVSAYYKRLTHEDPAIRLEAAKRWSKWEAATSRLIVDLKAVEEFDDPTFALQFARIECHYFTNNAFFETNNFLIENVGKIRHIPAVIVQGRYDVVCPARSAWDLHRAWPEADLHIIPDSGHAAGEAGTRSCLVAMTDKFRQF; via the coding sequence ATGGAAAGTTTAGAAAATAACAGACGAGATTTTTATCCCGAGATTGAAGCTTACAAAACTGAGTTCCTTAAGGTTTCAGATCTTCACACCCTTTATGTCGAGCAATGCGGAAACCCCAAAGGCCGTCCTGTGATCTTTCTTCACGGCGGTCCCGGTGGCGGCATCAATTCAGATCACCGCCGCTTCTTCGACCCTGAACACTATCGCATTGTTCTTTTTGATCAACGTGGATCTGGTCAATCAACCCCTGCGGCTGAGCTTCGTGAAAATAGCACATGGGATTTGGTGCAAGACATTGAAAAAATCCGCGAACATCTTGGGATTCAAGATTGGATTGTCTTCGGTGGAAGCTGGGGATCAACGTTGGCTTTGGCCTACGCAGAAACTCATCCTGAACGCGTAAAAGGTCTTATCCTACGTGGTATCTTTTTGTGTAGACCTTCTGAAATCAAATGGTTCTATCAATTTGGTGCCTCTGAAATCTTTCCAGATGTTTGGGAGTCTTATTCCGAGTTTATTCCAGAACAAGAACGTCATGACTTTGTCAGCGCTTATTATAAGCGCCTGACACATGAAGACCCTGCCATTCGCTTAGAGGCCGCTAAACGCTGGAGTAAGTGGGAGGCCGCAACCTCACGCCTGATCGTCGACCTGAAAGCTGTCGAAGAATTTGACGATCCGACTTTTGCCCTTCAGTTCGCCCGTATTGAATGCCATTACTTTACTAATAATGCCTTTTTCGAAACGAATAATTTTCTAATCGAAAACGTGGGAAAAATCCGCCATATACCGGCTGTAATCGTACAGGGACGCTATGATGTGGTCTGCCCTGCCCGTAGTGCTTGGGACCTACACCGCGCATGGCCTGAGGCTGACCTGCACATTATCCCTGATTCGGGTCATGCCGCTGGGGAAGCTGGCACTCGTTCATGTCTAGTGGCTATGACGGACAAATTTAGACAGTTCTAG
- the add gene encoding adenosine deaminase: MQNLTHQQIRLLPKIDLHRHLDCSMRWSTLLEVAKTLKLDFPADIKAQQEHFLVTEPMVNLEAVLNKFLIAQKVLASEEILERLAYEACEDAFNDGVRILELRYAPTFIASGHSHLNFDKIHQAFVRGLQKAEAQLPMVAGLICILQRILPLEQVDAVTQFAIDHKNTFLGLDLADNEEGFEPKKFAHLFSRARNAGLYVTVHSGEAPNPQATQWIRDSIEILGAERIGHGVQAVHDPELMTLLKEKDIPLEVCPHSNYLTKAFPTYESHPLRLLFNHGVPVTLNSDDPGLFASTLSDDYYLAHRYQNFSLEDFQKCNATAYKHSFISEQEKARVWKV; this comes from the coding sequence ATGCAAAATTTAACTCACCAACAAATAAGACTCTTACCAAAAATTGATTTACACCGACACCTTGACTGCTCGATGAGATGGAGCACTTTACTGGAAGTCGCGAAAACATTAAAACTCGACTTCCCTGCTGATATCAAAGCCCAGCAAGAGCACTTTTTAGTGACAGAACCAATGGTCAACCTTGAGGCTGTTTTAAACAAATTTCTTATTGCCCAAAAAGTATTAGCCAGTGAAGAAATCCTAGAGCGCTTAGCCTATGAAGCTTGCGAAGATGCCTTCAACGATGGCGTTCGTATTTTAGAGCTGCGCTATGCCCCTACATTTATTGCCTCGGGGCACTCGCATTTAAACTTCGACAAGATACACCAAGCTTTTGTGCGTGGACTGCAAAAAGCCGAAGCTCAGTTACCAATGGTGGCGGGCTTAATCTGTATCTTGCAACGTATTCTTCCTCTGGAACAAGTGGATGCTGTCACCCAGTTTGCCATCGATCACAAGAACACTTTCTTAGGACTCGATTTGGCCGATAACGAAGAGGGCTTCGAACCTAAAAAGTTCGCCCATCTTTTCAGCCGTGCTAGAAATGCAGGCCTGTATGTCACAGTACACTCAGGGGAAGCACCAAATCCTCAAGCGACACAGTGGATACGAGACTCTATCGAAATACTCGGTGCAGAGCGTATCGGCCATGGCGTACAAGCGGTGCATGACCCTGAACTGATGACATTGCTTAAAGAAAAAGACATCCCACTTGAAGTTTGTCCACACAGCAACTATTTAACGAAAGCCTTCCCAACTTACGAAAGTCACCCCTTAAGACTTTTATTCAATCACGGAGTCCCTGTGACTTTGAATTCAGATGACCCGGGGCTATTTGCTTCGACTTTATCTGACGATTATTATCTGGCTCATCGTTATCAAAATTTTAGTTTAGAAGATTTTCAAAAGTGTAATGCAACGGCATACAAACACTCATTTATCTCGGAACAAGAAAAGGCACGTGTATGGAAAGTTTAG
- a CDS encoding transketolase C-terminal domain-containing protein: MTQIKALDIKVKLAGHENKKPQFAKDLRLQDGSVVAAVDPKATRALVALMDMYAVLGGAACHYGGPAALAELMSALHAIVFHEAEKKNQPWFNVAHIINDAGHCENGLYALKANYGIAGLDLNSLKKFRSIESGLTGHGEVHCFQEGVYLSNGPLGSAFPQSQGLALADKLAGRTERTTFCVLSDGAAMEGEAKEAFAAIAGLAQKGKMAPYVLLITDNNTKLSGRIDQDAFSMAPTFNSLSELGWKVIRLQEGNDLQACAAAIEEAMVSAQQNPQQPVAIWAKTIKGIGTKKTADSASGGHGFPCKSPTELPEFLKEIYGEDSVPTLFNLWIEELMIIEKEIKAKAQPDTGEKIQVGISKAMIQAFKKGYPVISITSDLPGSTGVAGFRKEFPQASLDVGVAESNMISAAAGLSKEGYIPVVDTFAQFGVTKGALPLTMAMLSEAPIIAVFSHTGFQDAADGASHQALSYMSMLATIPHVDLYSLSSSEEAEVLMTEVIEKFAADRQAGRHARSSIFFLGRENFPKSFKTAENNIRYQAGVPQVLKNNLQDGRNVVLLTTGSLVGEALKASEMLSDRRIGSVVVNQSTLNKIDLATLKPLLQKCEGRLVTVEDHQVLLGLGAFVTHQLVQSGEFVKVKSLGVHGEFGQSAYNAIELYRKHGVDAQSIVQAAEAL; encoded by the coding sequence ATGACACAGATTAAAGCACTTGATATCAAAGTAAAACTAGCGGGACACGAAAACAAAAAACCACAGTTCGCGAAAGACCTACGTCTGCAAGATGGCAGCGTTGTTGCGGCAGTTGATCCCAAGGCCACGCGTGCATTAGTGGCCTTAATGGATATGTACGCAGTTTTAGGTGGAGCTGCTTGTCACTACGGCGGTCCTGCGGCTTTGGCTGAATTGATGTCAGCATTACATGCCATCGTTTTCCATGAGGCTGAAAAGAAAAATCAACCATGGTTCAATGTGGCTCATATCATCAACGATGCAGGTCACTGTGAAAATGGTCTATATGCTTTGAAGGCTAACTATGGAATCGCCGGCTTAGATTTGAATTCTTTGAAGAAATTCCGTTCGATTGAAAGCGGTTTGACTGGTCATGGTGAAGTTCACTGTTTCCAAGAGGGAGTGTACTTGAGTAACGGCCCATTGGGTTCTGCCTTTCCTCAGTCTCAAGGTTTAGCTTTAGCCGACAAGTTGGCTGGCCGTACAGAGCGCACGACTTTCTGTGTGTTGTCAGATGGAGCGGCGATGGAAGGCGAAGCTAAAGAAGCTTTCGCTGCGATTGCGGGGTTAGCTCAAAAAGGAAAAATGGCTCCGTACGTATTGTTGATCACTGATAATAATACGAAATTGAGTGGCCGTATTGATCAAGACGCATTTTCGATGGCACCAACATTTAACTCGTTGTCAGAATTAGGTTGGAAAGTGATTCGCTTACAAGAGGGCAACGACTTGCAAGCTTGTGCCGCTGCTATTGAAGAGGCCATGGTTTCAGCTCAACAAAATCCACAACAGCCGGTGGCGATCTGGGCAAAAACAATCAAAGGAATTGGCACGAAGAAAACGGCTGATTCTGCAAGTGGTGGACATGGTTTCCCATGTAAATCTCCGACAGAGTTGCCAGAGTTTCTAAAAGAAATTTATGGTGAAGACAGTGTGCCCACGCTTTTCAATCTTTGGATTGAAGAGTTGATGATTATTGAAAAAGAAATCAAAGCTAAAGCGCAGCCGGATACAGGTGAAAAAATCCAAGTGGGTATTTCGAAAGCGATGATTCAAGCTTTTAAAAAAGGTTACCCTGTTATTTCGATCACTTCAGATTTACCTGGCTCTACGGGTGTTGCTGGTTTCCGCAAAGAGTTTCCACAGGCTTCTTTAGATGTGGGTGTGGCAGAAAGTAATATGATTTCAGCGGCAGCGGGTCTTTCTAAAGAAGGTTACATTCCTGTCGTAGATACATTTGCACAGTTTGGTGTGACCAAAGGGGCCTTACCACTGACGATGGCGATGTTATCAGAAGCTCCTATTATTGCGGTGTTTTCTCATACAGGTTTTCAAGATGCTGCTGATGGAGCCTCTCACCAAGCTCTGAGTTATATGTCGATGCTAGCTACTATTCCACATGTGGATTTGTATTCACTATCTTCAAGTGAAGAGGCGGAAGTGTTGATGACAGAGGTTATTGAAAAATTCGCAGCCGATCGCCAAGCGGGCCGTCATGCTCGTTCGTCAATTTTCTTCTTAGGTCGTGAAAATTTCCCGAAGAGTTTCAAAACCGCAGAAAACAACATCCGTTATCAAGCGGGCGTTCCTCAAGTTTTGAAAAATAATCTACAAGATGGCCGTAATGTGGTTTTACTAACAACAGGTTCTTTAGTGGGTGAAGCCCTAAAAGCCAGTGAAATGTTAAGCGACAGACGTATTGGCTCTGTTGTTGTGAATCAAAGCACTTTAAATAAAATTGATTTAGCTACATTAAAACCACTTTTACAGAAATGCGAAGGTCGTTTGGTGACAGTGGAAGATCATCAAGTGCTTTTAGGCCTAGGCGCTTTTGTCACACATCAGTTGGTGCAGTCTGGTGAGTTTGTAAAAGTGAAGTCACTCGGTGTACATGGTGAATTCGGACAAAGCGCTTACAATGCAATCGAACTATATCGCAAGCATGGTGTTGATGCGCAATCTATCGTGCAGGCGGCTGAAGCTCTTTAA
- a CDS encoding poly(A) polymerase has product MSSTDPASLLELYNSKLSSMQPYIDTHAVKIIRRLKELHFQAYLVGGGVRDLLVDLKPKDFDIATNASPNEVKKKVSYSFIIGRRFKLVHAKRGDQIYEIATFRRAATDEELQTTEQEDRHLVEENFFGTIEEDSKRRDFTVNALFYDPIDHNIVDYCNGLEDVFTRTMRMIGDPKVRLMEDPVRILRAIRLSQKLGFTIEPQLRAEIVNLKTELLKTVLPRRREEWLKFFRLSNAPLALMELYDLGVFEMLVPSFHKIFQDEEQRENFLSYIRRFHYCNINFADPNELIPAILASYLYTTQPVGFKISDLLEDVTFDKFAREEFGVFKAELGIFFQAMQFIYPLQRKEAYLKKGERRQRSLVFHQSFLLSLKLGLLTQQLSAADILFWLNEREKFMSAEHAFVVSNESR; this is encoded by the coding sequence ATGTCTAGTACAGATCCGGCTTCACTATTGGAGCTCTACAACTCAAAACTCAGCTCGATGCAGCCTTACATCGATACTCATGCGGTGAAGATCATTCGTCGCCTGAAAGAGCTGCACTTTCAAGCTTATTTAGTTGGCGGAGGAGTCCGTGATCTATTAGTCGATTTAAAACCTAAAGATTTTGATATCGCAACGAATGCTAGTCCCAATGAAGTGAAGAAAAAAGTTTCTTACAGCTTCATCATCGGAAGGCGCTTTAAACTCGTGCACGCAAAACGCGGTGACCAAATTTACGAGATCGCCACTTTCCGACGAGCCGCCACAGATGAAGAATTACAAACTACAGAACAAGAAGATCGCCACTTAGTCGAAGAGAATTTCTTCGGAACTATCGAAGAGGATTCTAAACGCCGCGATTTTACAGTGAATGCTTTATTCTATGATCCTATTGATCATAACATTGTAGATTACTGTAATGGGCTAGAGGACGTTTTCACTCGTACAATGCGTATGATCGGCGACCCAAAAGTGCGTTTGATGGAAGATCCTGTCCGCATTCTGCGCGCCATTCGTCTATCTCAGAAATTGGGCTTCACTATTGAGCCTCAATTACGTGCTGAAATCGTCAATTTGAAAACAGAGCTTTTAAAAACTGTTTTACCAAGACGCCGCGAAGAGTGGCTTAAGTTTTTCAGACTCTCAAATGCACCTTTAGCTCTTATGGAGCTTTACGATCTAGGCGTTTTTGAAATGCTTGTGCCTTCATTCCATAAAATTTTTCAGGACGAGGAACAACGGGAAAATTTCTTAAGCTACATTCGTCGTTTTCACTATTGCAATATTAACTTCGCCGATCCAAACGAATTGATACCAGCAATTTTAGCCTCTTACCTTTATACAACTCAGCCCGTCGGATTTAAAATATCCGACTTACTTGAAGATGTTACCTTTGATAAATTCGCAAGGGAAGAATTCGGTGTTTTCAAAGCGGAACTGGGCATCTTCTTTCAAGCCATGCAGTTCATTTACCCTCTACAAAGAAAAGAAGCTTATTTAAAAAAAGGCGAACGTCGGCAGCGCTCTTTAGTTTTTCATCAAAGCTTTTTGCTTTCTTTAAAGCTGGGTTTATTGACTCAACAATTGAGTGCGGCTGATATTCTTTTCTGGCTGAATGAGCGCGAAAAGTTTATGTCAGCAGAACATGCGTTCGTGGTCTCTAACGAATCTCGTTAG
- a CDS encoding alpha/beta fold hydrolase codes for MHLDNFHYSVLGTNTEQRIVFVHGLMAFAANWRKIAGRLESEYQCLIYDQRGHGRSFKPESGYSPEVLAEDLDKITTELGWNKFHLVGHSMGARVAMVFANRYPERLQTLTLEDMGPDIQPESYKYYENMLNRVPTPFASKEDLKSFFDHEFLKVFTPKEDPKVLAGFLQANIEEKPNGQYDWRFSKQAIVDIVKEGHVKDRWLEVSSFKMPVLLVRGEKSHIFTREVFDKMLQINPMITGVEVPDTGHWVHYEKFAEFTDALRDFLESHKQG; via the coding sequence ATGCACCTCGATAATTTTCATTATTCAGTCCTAGGTACGAATACAGAACAAAGAATCGTCTTTGTTCATGGCTTGATGGCTTTTGCCGCTAACTGGAGAAAAATAGCGGGACGCCTTGAATCTGAATATCAGTGCCTGATCTACGATCAAAGAGGGCATGGTCGATCTTTTAAACCCGAAAGTGGTTATTCTCCGGAAGTTCTTGCTGAAGACTTAGACAAAATCACCACAGAGTTGGGGTGGAATAAGTTCCATCTTGTAGGGCACTCTATGGGGGCACGTGTAGCGATGGTCTTTGCCAATCGTTATCCTGAGCGTTTACAAACCCTGACTTTAGAAGATATGGGGCCTGATATTCAGCCTGAGTCTTACAAGTACTATGAAAATATGCTGAATAGAGTGCCAACTCCGTTTGCTTCAAAAGAGGACCTGAAGTCCTTTTTTGATCATGAATTCCTTAAAGTATTTACTCCTAAAGAGGACCCGAAAGTTTTAGCGGGCTTTCTACAGGCAAATATCGAAGAGAAGCCAAATGGTCAGTATGACTGGAGATTTTCTAAGCAAGCTATCGTAGATATCGTAAAAGAAGGCCACGTTAAAGACCGCTGGCTTGAGGTGAGTTCTTTCAAGATGCCAGTCCTTTTGGTGCGCGGAGAAAAATCGCATATTTTCACTCGCGAAGTGTTTGATAAAATGCTTCAAATCAATCCTATGATTACAGGTGTGGAAGTGCCAGATACGGGGCATTGGGTGCATTATGAAAAATTTGCGGAATTTACCGATGCTTTACGGGATTTTTTAGAGAGTCATAAACAGGGGTAA
- a CDS encoding DEAD/DEAH box helicase, whose amino-acid sequence MKYSELNLDPRLNTAIEKLNYVEATAIQEQTIPHILSGKDVAGLAQTGTGKTAAFLIPLIERILRTQNEPTHERAFKDWHARSFILILVPTRELAEQINDNVIKLTDGCGLKSFPLYGGTGYDKQKEALQSGLSFVVSTPGRLIDLYKENHVDLKQVKAVVFDEADRMFDMGFKDDMKYILSRIPRERQFLVFSATLNFDVLNTAYQFGAEPVEINISRDQAKAENVKDYIMHIGHEEKPQNLLSILKKENPKQAMIFTNFKHNVDRISAFLMDNQIPAMGISSLMSQGQRNNVIEKFKAENDQNILVATDVAARGLDINGVDLVVNFEMPQDAESYVHRIGRTGRAGREGKAYSLICDRDIDSLSRVEEYTKKKIETVFLEDEELIKEFTPFRREEASLRNRFDRAQKGGRGGPRQERDARGGDRQDRRPKGGKRFEGPRQDAPAGASAARGPVEGAPRGHRHNNKGRDQKDFRGRQHKDQGGPAAPQHQNRPPKPAHATSPAASGNTAAQNRIKLPNKGRNFRNNAPSKRQPVAQTSFSQKVKSFFQKIFG is encoded by the coding sequence ATGAAATACTCAGAACTTAATCTAGATCCTCGCTTAAATACAGCCATTGAAAAACTGAATTACGTTGAAGCAACAGCAATTCAAGAACAGACAATACCTCATATTTTATCCGGCAAAGATGTTGCGGGATTAGCGCAAACAGGTACGGGTAAAACAGCGGCTTTTTTAATTCCTTTAATTGAGCGCATTTTGCGCACACAAAATGAGCCGACACATGAGCGTGCTTTTAAAGACTGGCATGCACGCAGTTTCATTTTGATTTTGGTTCCTACACGCGAACTAGCTGAACAGATCAATGATAATGTGATCAAATTGACTGATGGTTGTGGGCTAAAAAGCTTTCCGCTTTATGGTGGAACTGGCTACGACAAACAAAAAGAGGCCTTGCAGTCAGGTTTGAGCTTCGTGGTTTCGACTCCGGGTCGTTTAATTGATCTGTATAAAGAAAACCATGTGGACTTAAAACAGGTGAAAGCCGTTGTTTTTGATGAAGCTGATCGTATGTTCGATATGGGCTTCAAAGATGACATGAAATATATTTTGTCTCGTATTCCACGTGAGCGCCAATTCCTCGTTTTCAGCGCGACTTTAAATTTTGACGTTTTAAACACGGCTTATCAGTTTGGTGCAGAGCCTGTTGAAATCAATATCAGTCGTGATCAAGCTAAAGCTGAAAATGTTAAAGACTACATCATGCACATTGGGCATGAAGAAAAACCTCAAAACCTGTTGTCGATTTTGAAAAAAGAAAATCCGAAACAGGCGATGATCTTCACCAACTTCAAACACAATGTGGATCGTATCTCGGCTTTCTTGATGGACAATCAAATTCCAGCAATGGGAATTTCAAGCTTGATGAGCCAAGGCCAGCGCAACAATGTTATTGAAAAATTTAAAGCTGAGAATGATCAGAATATCTTGGTCGCAACAGACGTTGCGGCCCGTGGATTAGACATCAACGGGGTGGATCTTGTTGTGAACTTCGAAATGCCACAGGACGCGGAGTCTTACGTACATCGCATTGGCCGCACAGGCCGTGCAGGTCGTGAAGGTAAGGCGTACTCGTTGATTTGTGATCGCGACATTGATTCATTGTCTCGGGTTGAAGAGTACACAAAAAAGAAAATTGAAACTGTTTTCTTAGAAGACGAAGAGTTAATTAAAGAATTTACTCCATTCCGCAGAGAAGAAGCCTCTTTACGTAACCGCTTTGATCGTGCCCAAAAGGGTGGTCGGGGTGGTCCTCGTCAAGAACGAGATGCTCGTGGTGGCGATCGCCAAGATCGTCGTCCAAAAGGTGGTAAGCGCTTTGAAGGTCCTCGTCAGGATGCTCCTGCTGGAGCTTCGGCTGCACGTGGCCCTGTAGAAGGGGCTCCGCGCGGACATCGTCATAATAATAAAGGCCGCGATCAAAAAGATTTCAGAGGTCGTCAGCATAAAGATCAAGGTGGACCAGCAGCACCTCAACATCAAAATCGTCCACCGAAACCGGCACATGCGACTTCACCAGCCGCTTCTGGAAATACAGCGGCTCAAAATCGTATTAAGTTGCCAAACAAGGGACGCAACTTCCGCAATAATGCACCATCAAAGCGTCAACCAGTGGCACAGACCAGCTTTTCACAAAAAGTAAAATCGTTCTTTCAGAAAATTTTCGGCTAG